The following proteins are encoded in a genomic region of Enterocloster clostridioformis:
- a CDS encoding 4'-phosphopantetheinyl transferase family protein translates to MWNDGVYIFKELDRISESDLERVSMILPEYRLEKVKKFKRDLDRKNCIIAYLLLTIALKREFNIEGRIAMDYGIHGKPYLKEHQDVYFNFSHCSQGVVCAVSINDIGVDIETIDEKRMFFSSDIFSPKELEFIVNSQKEDFFRLWVLKEATVKCTGIGLVYGSNYIEFLTPKDGTFCKDEFVYHLKKIGSMYLAVCSKYPVRYQMVTRKELLNI, encoded by the coding sequence ATGTGGAATGATGGTGTTTATATATTTAAGGAGTTAGACCGGATTAGTGAATCAGATTTAGAACGGGTATCTATGATTTTGCCGGAATATCGGTTGGAAAAGGTTAAAAAATTTAAACGGGATCTTGATCGTAAGAATTGCATCATCGCTTATCTCTTATTAACGATTGCCCTGAAACGGGAGTTTAATATAGAGGGAAGGATTGCTATGGACTATGGCATTCACGGAAAACCGTATTTAAAAGAACATCAAGACGTTTACTTTAATTTTAGCCACTGTTCCCAGGGCGTTGTCTGTGCTGTTTCTATAAATGATATAGGTGTTGATATAGAAACAATCGATGAAAAGAGAATGTTCTTTTCATCGGATATTTTTTCACCAAAGGAACTGGAATTTATTGTAAATTCGCAGAAAGAAGATTTCTTCCGCTTGTGGGTTTTAAAGGAAGCTACTGTAAAATGTACAGGCATAGGTTTGGTCTACGGGAGTAATTATATTGAGTTTTTAACTCCGAAAGACGGGACTTTCTGCAAAGATGAATTTGTGTATCATCTGAAAAAGATAGGAAGTATGTATTTAGCGGTATGTAGCAAATACCCGGTCCGATATCAAATGGTTACACGAAAGGAGTTACTGAATATATGA